From Vanrija pseudolonga chromosome 1, complete sequence, a single genomic window includes:
- the mep gene encoding Extracellular metalloproteinase mep, producing MRLSALVALLPFLAVATAHDAHHKGRKSLSFGPHHAHARFEAFPDHHRARAFTDEPADARKVATAFIADKVGAGEGEGFYLRDDSYTDPSTLVTHIYARQLINGLEVGDGDINVNVDRNGRIISWGNSFHPGGGAELRDTSTIAQTVLCESIDQSIDNHKHALKELLAPEPSAWDLAKTAAKALLGLDGDEDEVSDEERQHTRLKIGKNLRHVKNHKNALCAQQVEPVVASSEDGLTAAEALASLLGRISNNFVDPQSLESTPHHTLKPKHAPAEPPTEILSGDALAAAEVVGDVPARLMYTQSSDGSPRLVYKFEVEMKDNWYEAYVDVITGNIVRMVDWAADASDHFAHKIEARKAKAAKSLDKGGKQKPLPTPEPKYEYAVFPWGVNDPTTGKVKTVTKPWDNVASPLGWHSYITASNPWPQARFKGATVKGNTTTVASTVGNNVLAHEDWEGRNEFLDNWRPVSDDFSFVYEYGEPDGLAPKEYIDFVTTQLFYTCNAYHDLLYRLGFDEVSGNFQMYNFGKGGRGGDPVIANAQDGSGYNNANFMTPPDGQAPRMRMYVWDTATPYRDGDLEAGIVIHEYSHGLSTRLTGGPANSGCLGWGEAGGMGEGWGDAIATIIRQVEEHSDSGPDVFPMGAWAANQAGGIRNYVYATNSTLNPSTYKTLDKPGYWGVHAIGEVWAEYLFVLTTRLIEKYGFSKTLYPPEDTSKPNDYYTKTSDESVDSLGRPLPLIPKHGNTLSLQLIISAMKLQPCRPTFFDARDAILQADELLTGGDNQCIIWKAFAERGLGSDAAVVGQTPWGGGVRTDGFKVPPKACK from the exons ATGCGCCTCTCCGCGCTCGTAGCtctcctccccttcctcgccgtcgccaccgcacACGACGCGCACCACAAGGGACGCAAGTCGCTCTCGTTTGGCCCGcaccacgcccacgcgcgcTTCGAGGCCTTccccgaccaccaccgcgcgcgcgccttcaccgacgagccggccgacgcACGCAAGGTCGCCACCGCCTTCATCGCAgacaaggtcggcgccggcgaagGCGAGGGCTTTTAcctccgcgacgac TCATACACCGACCCCTCGACGCTAGTCACCCACATCTACGCGCGCCAGCTTATcaacggcctcgaggtcggcgacggcgacatcAACGTCAACGTCGACCGCAACGGCCGTATCATCTCGTGGGGTAACTCGTTCCACcctggcggtggcgccgagctccgcgacACCTCGACTATCGCGCAGACGGTGCTCTGCGAGTCGATTGACCAGTCGATCGACAACCACAAgcacgcgctcaaggagctcctcgcccccgAGCCTTCGGCCTGGGACCTGGCCAAgacggccgccaaggcccttctcggcctcgacggtgacgaggacgaggtctcggacgaggagaggcAGCACACCCGCCTCAAGATTGGCAAGAACCTCCGCCACGTCAAGAACCACAAGAATGCTCTCTGCGCTCAGCAGGTGGAGCCGGTTGTTGCCTCGTCCGAGGACGGCCTgactgccgccgaggccctcgctTCGCTCCTTGGCCGCATCTCGAACAACTTTGTCGACCCCCAGTCGCTCGAGTCGaccccccaccacacccTCAAGCCCAAGCATGCCCCTGCCGAGCCGCCCACCGAGATCCTCTCGGGTgatgccctcgccgctgctgaggtcgtcggcgatgTCCCCGCCCGCCTTATGTACACCCAGTCGTCTGACGGCTCTCCCCGCCTCGTCTACAAGTTTGAGGTAGAGATGAAGGACAACTGGTACGAGGCCTACGTTGATGTCATCACCGGCAACATTGTCCGCATGGTCGACtgggccgccgacgccagcgaccACTTTGCCCACAAGATTGAGgcccgcaaggccaaggctgccaaGTCCCTCGACAAGGGCGGCAAGCAGAAGCCTCTCCCCACTCCCGAGCCCAAGTACGAGTACGCCGTCTTCCCTTGGGGTGTCAACGACCCCACCACTGGCAAGGTCAAGACTGTGACCAAGCCATGGGACAATGTCGCCTCGCCTCTCGGCTGGCACTCGTACATCACGGCCTCGAACCCCTGGCCTCAGGCGCGCTTCAAGGGCGCCACTGTCAAGGGCAACACCACCACGGTCGCCTCGACTGTCGGCAACAACGTCCTTGCTCACGAGGACTGGGAGGGCCGCAACGAGTTCCTCGACAACTGGCGCCCCGTCAGCGACGACTTCTCGTTTGTCTACGAGTATGGCGAGCCCGACGGACTTGCTCCCAAGGAGTACATCGACTTTGTCACTACCCAGCTCTTCTACACCTGCAACGCCTACCACGACCTGCTCTACCGCCTCGGCTTTGACGAGGTCTCGGGCAACTTCCAGATGTACAACTTTGGCAagggtggccgcggcggtgacCCCGTCATTGCCAACGCTCAGGACGGCTCGGGATACAACAATGCCAACTTCATGACCCCACCGGACGGACAGGCTCCCCGCATGCGCATGTACGTCTGGGACACTGCCACCCCCTACCGtgacggcgacctcgaggccggcatTGTCATCCACGAGTACTCGCACGGTCTCTCGACCCGTCTCACTGGTGGTCCCGCCAACTCTGGCTGTCTCGGCTGGGGTGAGGCCGGTGGTATGGGTGAGGGCTGGGGTGACGCCATTGCCACCATCATCCGCCAGGTTGAGGAGCACAGCGACAGCGGCCCCGACGTCTTCCCTATGGGCGCTTGGGCTGCCAACCAGGCTGGTGGTATCCGCAACTACGTCTACGCGACCAACTCGACCCTCAACCCGTCGACGTACAAGACGCTCGACAAGCCCGGCTACTGGGGTGTCCACGCCATTGGCGAGGTCTGGGCCGAGTACCTCTTTGTCCTTACTACTCGCCTCATTGAGAAGTACGGTTTCTCCAAGACTCTGTACCCTCCCGAGGACACAAGCAAGCCCAACGACTACTACACCAAGACTTCGGACGAGAGcgtcgactcgctcggccGCCCTCTTCCCCTTATCCCCAAGCACGGCAACACGCTCTCGCTCCAGCTCATCATCTCGGCTATGAAGCTCCAGCCTTGCCGCCCCACGTTCTTCGACGCCCGTGACGCCATcctccaggccgacgagctccttACTGGCGGTGACAACCAGTGCATCATCTGGAAGGCGTTTGCCGAGCGGGGCCTTGGCTCTGACGCGGCCGTTGTCGGCCAGACTCCTTGGGGCGGTGGTGTCCGCACCGACGGCTTCAAGGTCCCGCCCAAGGCCTGCAAGTAG
- the rga2_1 gene encoding putative Rho-type GTPase-activating protein 2: MTSQATPATATQIPPALHTPGGPGPSISVSAPRSPHAYMTPVTSPTQNPSPGSPRHQSGTVDVDSMLRNHGGDLKKTLDAVAHERNNLQAQNTQLWKLIEKQRAQCAHLAADNDRLRTDRERANARLVAAGLEPVTPANRRGVPSSASAAALNRVEVSERRQYSDHDEKSSTASHTNIIIRPPPAEASSLAPSALPPPSDNSPGGLLPSPMPERRLRHESRMQFPPEVASMLALADTKESPPISATLSPGPSLGTDLTNSPLSSSSERASPVVDQQQQAVSEPHHQLSEELMGSSPRPSQDTVISRPSIAMHPESRPSIDSAANAAVSTSAYQQAPASAAAAADHTLFNAALLPHTHLSIPHSTVFANQNGRDILCFIIAVNVRPPNSAPPLSWTVGKTFSAFMDLDQRLQERAGKTRKEWKKMVSPLPEGKAWKDFAPSKIDQRKHALEMYLESLLVAPISDKTDLCNFLTTDTVQAKATKSRKEGFLTKKGKTPFGWKTRYFVLDGSLMKYYETRGGPLLGSIVITGAQIGRQYRSPDSSDDRNFRHAFLIIEQARKDSSQSRHVLCASSDAERDSWIDMLVQQVDPEPVQSASQAARRRSAMPRKPSKDVVVTSAQPMSLYPDANAKFISGAPLPSVINHMESQRQLHGSGQQISTSPPAQSGTSPQPSHPLGLVANATASSSDLVGPLPSVAEPTPKPVKRSSALPGRQSFSPAYLTKLSNDGVGSVPGYNVERDRDRKAKSGRFWGFGKPAEKSASKPVFGVPLTDSIAIASVAGLPAIVFRCIEYLEAKHADQEEGIYRLSGSSAVIKGLKDRFNQEGDVNLLAIDERWDPHAIAGLLKTYLRELPTSLLTRELHMRFLAVIDLIDPAARVTELFRLVAELPPANYALLRAFTAHLILIVRNSAVNKMTLRNIGIVFSPTLGIPAGIFYELVSRFGAIFDDDAGADDLALDDPAITGTVATSVEGGVAASPASSDAHADLAPPVTGKGKRNSMLYHASGAEAMLGLAGRTLDPAAEDDTSELSIDDLESEPVSVQSSDNLSTLATQPSQADGAAAAAPAGTRRQAAYGTPSPNDGVEALQPSPQLATPQQMGRNGSIGNGTM; encoded by the exons ATGACTTCGCAGGCAACACCTGCAACGGCGACCCAGATTCCACCTGCCCTTCACACGCCAGGTGGCCCAGGCCCCTCCATCTCTGTTAGCGCGCCCCGATCACCTCATGCCTATATGACGCCAGTCACATCGCCCACACAAAATCCCAGCCCCGGAAGCCCTCGACACCAGTCGGGcaccgtcgacgtcgatTCTATGCTCCGCAATCACGGAGGCGACCTGAAGAAGACGCTGGATGCCGTGGCACACGAGCGCAACAACTTG CAAGCTCAAAACACCCAGCTGTGGAAGCTGATCGAgaagcagcgcgcgcagtgTGCCCACTTGGCTGCAGACAACGACCGTTTGCGAACGGATCGAGAGCGGGCCAACGCTCGACTGGTGGCAGCCGGACTGGAACCAGTGACGCCGGCCAACCGCCGAGGAGTGCCGTCGAGTgccagcgcagcagcgctcAACCGCGTCGAGGTGTCTGAGCGACGACAATATTCCGATCACGACGAGAAGTCTTCAACAGCTTCACACACCAACATTATCATTCGGCCTCCACCAGCAGAGGCGTCGTCACTCGCTCCGTCGGCACTGCCCCCTCCCTCTGACAACAGCCCTGGTGGACTGCTGCCGTCTCCCATGCCCGAGAGAAGATTGAGACACGAAAGCCGAATGCAATTCCCCCCAGAGGTCGCATCCATGCTCGCTCTTGCTGATACAAAAGAGTCGCCACCCATCAGCGCGACGCTTAGCCCTGGACCATCTCTTGGCACCGACCTAACAAATTCTCCCCTGTCATCAtccagcgagcgagcatcTCCAGTGGTCGACCAACAGCAACAAGCCGTCTCAGAGCCCCACCATCAACTCTCCGAGGAGCTCATGGGCTCGTCACCACGTCCGTCGCAAGACACTGTCATCTCACGGCCGTCCATCGCCATGCACCCCGAGTCGCGGCCTTCAATCGATTCGGCCGCTAATGCCGCCGTGTCTACGTCGGCTTATCAACAAGCACCGGCctccgcggccgccgctgcggacCACACGTTGTTCAACGCCGCTCTGCTCCCTCACACCCATCTCTCGATTCCCCACTCTACCGTGTTCGCGAACCAGAACGGGCGCGACATCCTGTGCTTTATCATCGCAGTCAACGTCCGCCCGCCAAACTCTGCACCGCCCTTGTCGTGGACAGTCGGCAAAACCTTTAGTGCCTTCATGGACCTCGACCAACGACTGCAGGAGCGCGCGGGTAAAACCCGCAAGGAATGGAAGAAGATGGTCTCTCCATTACCAGAAGGCAAGGCCTGGAAGGACTTTGCCCCAAGCAAGATTGACCAGCGCAAACACGCCCTCGAGATGTATCTCGAGTctctgctcgtcgcgcccatCAGCGACAAGACCGACCTCTGCAACTTCCTCACCACCGACACTGTCCAGGCCAAGGCAACCAAGAGCCGCAAGGAGGGATTCCTCaccaagaagggcaagacTCCATTTGGTTGGAAGACGCGCTACTTTGTTCTCGACGGCTCTCTGATGAAGTACTACGAGACACGCGGCGGCCCATTGCTTGGCTCCATCGTCATCACCGGAGCTCAGATTGGAAGACAGTACCGGTCACCAGACAGCAGCGACGATCGCAACTTCCGCCACGCCTTCTTGATCATCGAGCAAGCCCGCAAGGATTCGTCCCAGTCAAGACATGTTCTTTGCGCCAGcagcgatgccgagcgcgacagcTGGATCGACATGCTCGTTCAGCAGGTTGACCCCGAGCCGGTGCAGtcggccagccaggcagcaaGGCGACGGAGTGCAATGCCTCGCAAGCCCAGCAAGGACGTTGTCGTCACGTCTGCGCAGCCCATGTCCTTGTATCCCGACGCCAACGCAAAGTTCATTTCTGGCGCGCCATTACCCAGCGTCATCAATCACATGGAGTCACAACGGCAGCTTCATGGTTCCGGCCAGCAGATTTCGACATCTCCGCCTGCGCAGTCTGGCACGAGCCCACAACCCAGTCACCCTCTTGGGCTTGTGGCCAACGCTACCGCGTCATCGTCAGACTTGGTTGGCCCATTGCCGTCGGTCGCGGAACCCACGCCCAAGCCAGTTAAGAGATCCAGCGCGCTGCCTGGTCGACAGTCGTTTAGCCCCGCGTATCTCACCAAGCTGTCCAACGACGGTGTCGGGTCCGTTCCCGGTTACAATGTTGAACGCGACCGAGACCGCAAAGCGAAGAGCGGCAGGTTCTGGGGCTTTGGCAAGCCAGCGGAGAAGTCGGCGTCCAAGCCTGTTTTCGGCGTGCCTCTCACCGACTCGATCGCCATTGCTTCCGTCGCCGGCCTTCCTGCTATCGTGTTCCGGTGTATCGAGTACCTGGAAGCAAAGCACGCCGACCAGGAAGAAGGCATCTACCGCCTGAGTGGTTCGTCCGCCGTCATCAAGGGCCTCAAGGACAGATTCAACCAGGAAGGAGACGTCAATCTCCTTGCGATTGACGAGCGCTGGGACCCTCATGCTATTGCAGGCTTGCTCAAGACGTACCTACGCGAGTTGCCCACCAGCTTGCTTACACGAGAGCTTCACATGCGGTTCCTGGCCGTCATCG ACCTTATCGACCCTGCCGCCCGTGTCACCGAGCTGTTCCGgctggtcgccgagctgccgccaGCAAACTACGCCCTCCTTCGCGCATTCACGGCGCACCTCATTTTGATTGTGCGCAACTCGGCCGTGAACAAGATGACACTGCGAAACATCGGCATCGTGTTCTCGCCCACTCTTGGCATTCCCGCGGGTATCTTCTACGAGCTTGTCAGCCGCTTCGGCGCCATCTTTGATGACGatgccggtgccgacgaccTGGCATTAGATGACCCCGCCATTACAGGGACGGTCGCAACTTCGGTCGAGGGCGGAGTGGCTGcctcgccagccagcagcgacgcccACGCCGATCTGGCGCCTCCTGTGACtggcaagggcaagcgcaACTCGATGCTGTACCACGCAAGTGGCGCTGAGGCCATGCTTGGCCTGGCCGGTCGAACACTCGATCCGGCAGCAGAGGACGACACATCCGAGTTGTCGATCGACGACTTGGAATCAGAGCCTGTGTCTGTTCAATCTTCCGACAATCTATCTACGCTAGCaacccagcccagccaggccgacggcgctgccgccgctgcgccggcaGGCACTCGCCGCCAGGCAGCCTATGGAACACCAAGCCCTAATGacggggtcgaggcgctgcaaCCCTCCCCCCAGCTTGCCACTCCTCAACAGATGGGACGGAATGGAAGCATTGGCAATGGTACCATGTAA
- the gnl gene encoding Gluconolactonase translates to MAPPTWLTSIAAPIVLGAAIISVPLTRSQQPPLERWGADALPAQAQVIDQKAFNALAQVPSQDAFDGSSLFYPPGTDSASLKARPFHVYHDDFYAIIGSNPTLTVVAATDKDPLFHEAVVWYPPTDEVFFVQNAGAKAAGTGLNKSAIIQRISLAQADAVKDLASAVGQVDVVTVPSSPQVINPNGGTNWRGQIIFCGEGQGPAVPSALYAMNPVPPYNTTVLVNNFFGRQFSSLNDVAVHPSNGWIYFTDVDYGFLQDFRSKVNIRRQVYRWNPDTGVIQAVADYTLRPNGLTFSPDGKWLYVTDTGAAQGFTGVDWSAPASIYRLPVNDDGTLGPNELFTYVHVGVPDGVHCDTKGNVYSGVGDGLHVWNPAGTLIGKIYTGDVAANFQFAGKGRIVICGETELFYGTLAAEGAHITDL, encoded by the exons ATGGCCCCACCAACCTGGCTCACGTCGATCGCGGCGCccatcgtcctcggcgccgcgatcATCAGCGTGCCCCTCACGCGCTCGCAGCAGCCGCCATTGGAGCGGtggggcgccgacgcgctgccggcgcaggcgcaggtgATTGACCAGAAGGCGTTCAATGCGCTCGCGCAGGTGCCGAGCCAGGACGCGTTTGACGGGAGtagt CTCTTCTACCCCCCCGGTACAGACTCCGCGTCGCTCAAGGCCCGCCCGTTCCACGTCTACCACGACGACTTTTACGCCATCATCGGGTCGAACCCTACGCTGACGGTCGTCGCTGCGACGGACAAGGACCCCTTGTTCCACGAGGCGGTCGTGTG GTATCCACCCACGGACGAGGTCTTCTTCGTGCAGAATGCGGGCGCGAAGGCGGCCGGCACGGGCCTGAACAAGTCGGCCATCATCCAGAGGatctcgctcgcgcaggcggacgcggtcaaggacctcgccagcgccgtcgggcaggtcgacgtcgtgacCGTCCCCTCTAGCCCGCAGGTGATCAACCCCAACGGCGGGACGAACTGGCGCGGCCAGATCATCTTCTGCGGCGAGGGCCAGGGGCCTGCTGTGCCATCGGCGCTGTACGCCATGAACCCTGTGCCGCCGTACAACACTACCGTGCTGGTCAACAACTTCTTCGGGCGCCAGTTCAGCAGTTTGAACGACGTCGCGGTGCACCCTTCTAACGGCTGGATCTACTTTACCGACGTCGACTACGGGTTCTTGCA AGACTTCCGCTCAAAGGTCAACATCCGCCGACAGGTGTACCGCTGGAACCCGGACACGGGCGTCAtccaggccgtcgccgactaCACTCTGCGTCCTAACG GCCTCACGTTCTCCCCGGATGGCAAGTGGCTCTACGTGACCGACACTGGCGCCGCCCAGGGCTTCACCGGCGTCGACTGGTCCGCGCCAGCGAGCAT ATACCGCCTGCcggtcaacgacgacggcacgctCGGACCCAACGAGCTCTTCACGTACGTGCACGTCGGTGTGCCCGATGGCGTCCACTGCGACACCAAGGGCAACGTCTACTCTGGCGTCGGGGACGGCCTGCACGTCTGGAACCCAGCCGGCACGCTCATCGGCAAGATCTACACGGGCGACGTGGCGGCCAACTTCCAG TTCGCAGGCAAGGGCCGTATTGTCATTTGCGGCGAGACGGAGCTGTTCTACGgcacgctcgctgccgagggcgcgcATATTACTGATCTGTAG